From Citricoccus sp. SGAir0253, a single genomic window includes:
- a CDS encoding Ppx/GppA family phosphatase, whose protein sequence is MRLGVLDIGSNTVHLLLVDAHPGARPSAYADHKRSLSLLQHQDEAGRILASGQDALVSFIQEAVRFAVANGAEDLIAFCTSAIRESANGAEVLDRVTRETSVHLTELSGDQEAAMTYFAVRRWQGWDVGSILNFDIGGGSFEIAYGTDELPSYAASIPLGAGRLTRDWLPDDPPTPKSVKKLRKYVRATMAEAADGFPALTAPVLVTGTSKTFRSLARITGAAPLAAGPFVKRHLRIEDLKLWVNRMAAMTAAERAGLPGVSEVRAAQMLAGGIAAEAAMERFGIAQLEICPWALREGLIMRRLDALVQEGILGQENVRGVGNVRLNPDPMLPGFSVGVTSD, encoded by the coding sequence ATGCGCCTCGGCGTGCTGGACATCGGCTCGAACACCGTCCACCTGCTGCTGGTGGACGCGCACCCGGGCGCGCGCCCGTCCGCGTACGCCGACCACAAGCGCTCGCTGTCCCTGCTGCAGCACCAGGACGAGGCCGGGCGCATCCTGGCCTCGGGGCAGGACGCGCTGGTCTCCTTCATCCAGGAGGCGGTGCGCTTCGCGGTGGCCAACGGGGCCGAGGACCTGATCGCGTTCTGCACCTCGGCCATCCGGGAGTCCGCCAACGGCGCCGAGGTGCTGGACCGGGTCACGCGCGAGACCTCGGTGCACCTCACCGAGCTCTCCGGGGACCAGGAGGCGGCGATGACCTACTTCGCCGTCCGCCGCTGGCAGGGCTGGGACGTCGGCTCCATCCTCAACTTCGACATCGGCGGCGGCTCGTTCGAGATCGCCTACGGCACCGACGAGCTGCCCAGCTACGCGGCCTCGATCCCGCTCGGGGCGGGCCGCCTGACCCGTGACTGGCTGCCGGACGACCCGCCGACGCCCAAGTCCGTCAAGAAGCTGCGCAAGTACGTCCGTGCCACCATGGCCGAGGCCGCGGACGGCTTCCCCGCACTGACGGCCCCGGTGCTGGTGACCGGCACGTCCAAGACCTTCCGCTCGCTCGCCCGGATCACGGGGGCCGCGCCGCTGGCCGCCGGCCCGTTCGTCAAGAGGCACCTGCGGATCGAGGACCTCAAGCTGTGGGTCAACCGGATGGCGGCCATGACGGCGGCCGAGCGGGCGGGGCTGCCCGGGGTCTCCGAGGTCCGCGCGGCCCAGATGCTCGCGGGCGGGATCGCCGCCGAGGCCGCGATGGAGCGGTTCGGGATCGCCCAGCTGGAGATCTGCCCGTGGGCGCTGCGGGAGGGACTGATCATGCGTAGGCTGGATGCCCTGGTGCAGGAGGGCATCCTGGGCCAGGAGAACGTCCGGGGCGTCGGGAACGTCCGGCTCAACCCGGACCCGATGCTGCCGGGCTTCTCGGTGGGGGTGACCAGTGACTGA
- a CDS encoding sugar phosphate isomerase/epimerase family protein, with protein sequence MTLSSSSVFPLGTQDVFAMAEDLGYDGVEVMVTHNSWSQDGAQLNRLAQRHSMPIHSIHAPTLLFTQQVWGSAWNKLAKSADLAREVGAEVVVAHPPFRWQGNYASGFAEGIQELMEATGVLICVENMYPWRAGGREAKMYLPHWDPVSQGYEHVTWDFSHAAIAQEDSLDAFRALGSRLRHVHLTDGTANGKDEHMLPGEGDQPVAEALRFLGESGWDGAVCVEVGTRRAKYAGEREEMLAYCLDFARTSLAAGAATAAGGTEPTERTTA encoded by the coding sequence GTGACGCTGTCCTCCTCCTCGGTGTTCCCGCTGGGCACCCAGGACGTCTTCGCCATGGCCGAGGACCTCGGCTACGACGGCGTGGAGGTCATGGTGACCCACAACTCGTGGTCCCAGGACGGCGCCCAGCTGAACCGGCTGGCGCAGCGGCACTCCATGCCGATCCACTCCATCCACGCCCCCACGCTGCTGTTCACCCAGCAGGTGTGGGGCTCGGCGTGGAACAAGCTCGCCAAGAGCGCGGACCTGGCCCGCGAGGTGGGCGCCGAGGTGGTCGTGGCCCACCCGCCGTTCCGCTGGCAGGGCAACTACGCCTCGGGCTTCGCCGAGGGCATCCAGGAGCTCATGGAGGCCACGGGCGTGCTGATCTGCGTGGAGAACATGTACCCGTGGCGCGCCGGTGGACGCGAGGCCAAGATGTACCTGCCGCACTGGGACCCCGTGTCCCAGGGCTACGAGCACGTGACGTGGGACTTCTCCCACGCGGCGATCGCCCAGGAGGACTCCCTGGACGCGTTCCGCGCGCTCGGGTCCCGGCTGCGGCACGTCCACCTGACGGACGGCACCGCCAACGGCAAGGACGAGCACATGCTCCCGGGCGAGGGCGACCAGCCCGTGGCCGAGGCGCTGCGGTTCCTGGGCGAGTCCGGCTGGGACGGCGCCGTGTGCGTCGAGGTGGGCACCCGCCGGGCCAAGTACGCCGGGGAGCGCGAGGAGATGCTCGCCTACTGCCTCGACTTCGCCCGCACCAGCCTCGCCGCCGGGGCCGCGACCGCGGCCGGCGGCACCGAACCGACCGAGAGGACCACCGCGTGA
- the proC gene encoding pyrroline-5-carboxylate reductase, producing the protein MKIALLGLGNMNGAILAGMLAAGTEPSSVCATVHSEDSARAAEERHGIAVHSTERNPEANRNSASGADVVVLGVKPRYILTLCREIAGSLSPDAVVVSVAAGIPLGAMAAQLPEGQPVVRTMPNTPLTVGLGTVGLAAGPSVTEAQADRAAALFEGSGTVHRVPEDQLDAVAAVSGSGPAYAFLLAELMAAGGEELGLDAGLARELARSTVAGAGRMLAEPGVDPAALRRAVTSPNGTTEAAVTSFLDAGLARLLADGMRASAARSAEISREFAG; encoded by the coding sequence GTGAAGATCGCCCTGCTGGGACTGGGGAACATGAACGGCGCCATCCTGGCCGGGATGCTCGCCGCGGGCACGGAGCCGTCCTCCGTGTGCGCGACCGTGCACTCCGAGGACAGCGCCCGCGCCGCCGAGGAGCGCCACGGGATCGCCGTGCACTCCACGGAGCGCAACCCGGAGGCCAACCGGAACTCGGCCTCGGGGGCGGACGTGGTGGTGCTGGGCGTGAAGCCCCGGTACATCCTCACCCTGTGCCGGGAGATCGCCGGCTCGCTGTCCCCGGACGCCGTGGTGGTCTCCGTGGCGGCGGGCATCCCCCTCGGCGCGATGGCCGCGCAGCTGCCCGAGGGCCAGCCGGTGGTGCGCACCATGCCGAACACCCCGCTCACCGTGGGCCTGGGCACCGTGGGCCTGGCCGCCGGGCCGTCCGTGACCGAGGCGCAGGCGGACCGGGCCGCCGCCCTGTTCGAGGGCTCGGGGACCGTGCACCGCGTGCCCGAGGACCAGCTCGACGCCGTGGCCGCCGTCTCCGGCTCGGGCCCGGCCTACGCGTTCCTGCTGGCCGAGCTGATGGCCGCCGGGGGAGAGGAACTCGGCCTGGACGCGGGGCTGGCGCGGGAGCTGGCCCGCTCCACGGTGGCCGGCGCCGGCCGGATGCTGGCCGAGCCCGGGGTGGACCCGGCGGCCCTGCGGCGCGCGGTGACGAGCCCGAACGGGACCACCGAGGCCGCGGTGACCTCGTTCCTGGACGCGGGGCTGGCGCGGCTGCTCGCGGACGGCATGCGCGCCTCCGCCGCGCGCAGCGCCGAGATCAGCCGCGAGTTCGCCGGCTGA
- a CDS encoding TrkA family potassium uptake protein — protein sequence MAENRPDPHAPVLVVGLGRFGAAVAEQLVAQGREVMAIERDPGLVQRFSGVLTHVVEADATDMEALRQLGAQEFATAVVGVGTSIESSVLITVNLVDLGVDNIWVKAITPAHGKILRRIGAHHVIFPEHDAGVRAAHLVGGRMLDFIEFDDDFAIVKMYPPMEAVGFTLAESNIRAKYGVTIVGVKTPGEDFTYAQPDTKVGPRDTLIVSGHTDLLERFAARP from the coding sequence TTGGCTGAGAACCGTCCGGACCCGCACGCCCCCGTGCTCGTGGTCGGCCTCGGCCGCTTCGGCGCCGCCGTGGCCGAGCAGCTGGTGGCCCAGGGCCGGGAGGTCATGGCCATCGAGCGCGACCCCGGGCTCGTCCAGCGCTTCTCCGGGGTGCTCACCCACGTGGTGGAGGCGGACGCCACGGACATGGAGGCCCTGCGCCAGCTCGGCGCCCAGGAGTTCGCCACCGCCGTGGTCGGCGTGGGCACCTCGATCGAGTCCTCGGTGCTGATCACCGTGAACCTCGTGGACCTCGGCGTGGACAACATCTGGGTCAAGGCGATCACCCCGGCCCACGGCAAGATCCTGCGGCGCATCGGCGCCCACCACGTGATCTTCCCCGAGCACGACGCCGGCGTGCGCGCCGCGCACCTCGTGGGCGGGCGCATGCTGGACTTCATCGAGTTCGACGACGACTTCGCGATCGTCAAGATGTACCCGCCCATGGAGGCGGTCGGCTTCACCCTCGCGGAGTCCAACATCCGCGCCAAGTACGGGGTGACGATCGTGGGCGTGAAGACCCCGGGCGAGGACTTCACCTACGCCCAGCCGGACACGAAGGTCGGGCCGCGGGACACGCTCATCGTCTCGGGCCACACCGACCTGCTGGAGCGGTTCGCGGCCCGGCCCTGA
- a CDS encoding TrkH family potassium uptake protein: protein MTRPKPETFPRPRAAARASTPSPGPLVRPGPGGPTGLRGAAARLRQFVAAVAGASPARAALLAFALVTLLFTALLSLPAASQSGRVTPLHDALFVATSAVSVTGLTTVNTAEHWSFLGQLIILVAIQVGGLGILSMAALLSLVVSKRLGVRSKLITQEGMTTGRIGEVGSLLRVVVLTSVTLEGILALVLVPRFIAHTGSLWEGLWNGVFYAVSSFNNAGFVIHVDGLESFVGDPWIIWTITVGVFAGALGFPVVMVLMQHRWHWSRWNLHAKLTVTTTVVLLVAGAVLIGLFEWNNPETLGRFGPAGRVQYAVFTSVMPRSGGFSVFDMNDQTPETILLTDALMFAGGGSASTAGGIKVSTIAVMFLAIVAEARGDREVTAHGRTIAPESLRVAIAVLALGATLVLVGTMALVAIADESLQRPLFEVLSAFGTCGLTSGLSEDLPPSGKYVLSALMFSGRVGTITFASALALRQRRILFRYPEERPVIG, encoded by the coding sequence ATGACCCGGCCGAAGCCCGAGACCTTCCCGCGGCCCCGCGCCGCGGCGCGGGCCTCGACGCCGTCCCCCGGCCCCCTGGTCCGTCCGGGCCCCGGGGGTCCCACCGGCCTGCGCGGCGCCGCCGCCCGCCTGCGGCAGTTCGTGGCCGCCGTCGCCGGGGCCTCGCCCGCGCGCGCGGCCCTGCTCGCCTTCGCCCTGGTGACCCTGCTCTTCACCGCCCTGCTCTCGCTGCCGGCGGCCTCCCAGTCCGGCCGGGTGACGCCCCTGCACGACGCGCTGTTCGTGGCCACCTCGGCGGTGTCGGTGACCGGGCTGACCACCGTCAACACGGCCGAGCACTGGAGCTTCCTGGGCCAGCTGATCATCCTGGTGGCCATCCAGGTCGGCGGCCTGGGCATCCTGTCCATGGCCGCGCTGCTGTCCCTGGTGGTGTCCAAGCGGCTGGGCGTGCGCTCCAAGCTCATCACGCAGGAGGGCATGACGACCGGCCGGATCGGGGAGGTCGGCTCGCTGCTGCGCGTGGTGGTCCTCACCTCGGTGACCCTCGAGGGCATCCTCGCCCTCGTGCTCGTGCCGCGGTTCATCGCGCACACCGGCTCGCTGTGGGAGGGACTGTGGAACGGCGTGTTCTACGCCGTGTCCTCCTTCAACAACGCCGGCTTCGTGATCCACGTGGACGGGCTCGAGTCCTTCGTGGGCGACCCGTGGATCATCTGGACGATCACGGTCGGCGTCTTCGCCGGCGCCCTGGGCTTCCCCGTGGTCATGGTGCTGATGCAGCACCGCTGGCACTGGTCGCGCTGGAACCTGCACGCCAAGCTCACCGTCACCACCACGGTGGTCCTGCTCGTGGCCGGGGCCGTGCTGATCGGGCTGTTCGAATGGAACAACCCCGAGACGCTGGGCCGGTTCGGGCCGGCCGGGCGCGTGCAGTACGCCGTCTTCACCTCCGTGATGCCGCGCTCGGGCGGCTTCTCCGTGTTCGACATGAACGACCAGACGCCCGAGACCATCCTGCTCACGGACGCCCTGATGTTCGCCGGCGGCGGCTCGGCCTCCACGGCCGGCGGCATCAAGGTCAGCACGATCGCCGTGATGTTCCTGGCCATCGTGGCCGAGGCCCGCGGCGACCGGGAGGTCACCGCGCACGGCCGCACGATCGCCCCCGAGTCGCTGCGCGTGGCCATCGCCGTCCTCGCGCTCGGCGCCACCCTCGTGCTGGTGGGCACCATGGCGCTCGTGGCGATCGCCGACGAGTCCCTGCAGCGGCCGCTGTTCGAGGTGCTGTCCGCCTTCGGCACCTGCGGGCTGACCTCGGGGCTGAGCGAGGACCTGCCGCCGTCCGGGAAGTACGTGCTCTCGGCCCTGATGTTCTCCGGCCGTGTTGGTACGATCACCTTCGCGTCCGCCCTGGCGCTGCGCCAGCGGCGGATCCTGTTCCGCTACCCCGAGGAGAGGCCCGTCATTGGCTGA
- a CDS encoding acetoin utilization protein AcuC: MTTTSRAAVPTAIVWDEALLQYEFSRAHPMAPVRLDLTHRLCRDLGLLDRPGVRILAPEVADDALLATVHDPEYVRAVRSVSGGEVADRRDLGLGSEDNPVFPHLHEAAARIVGGSVAAAEEVWSGRVRHAVNVAGGLHHAARGHASGFCIYNDCAAAIRRLLDLGAERVAYVDLDAHHGDGVESIFWDDPRVLTISVHETGISLFPGSGFANDVGGPEALGSAVNVALPPGTGDSGFLRAVHAVVPQLLGAFAPDALVTQHGCDGHRDDPLTNLTMSVEGQRQLALDAADWARDHAHDRWLATGGGGYSPYSVVPRTWSHLVAVATGRPLAPETPVPAEWRRYAEQCAGEGAHERIPALMSDGVDVWWRSWEVGYDPSDAIDQTIMATRKSVFPYHGLDPWFD; encoded by the coding sequence ATGACCACCACATCCCGCGCCGCCGTGCCGACCGCCATCGTCTGGGACGAGGCGCTGCTGCAGTACGAGTTCAGCCGGGCGCACCCGATGGCGCCCGTCCGGCTCGACCTGACCCACCGCCTGTGCCGGGACCTCGGCCTGCTCGACCGGCCCGGGGTGCGGATCCTCGCCCCCGAGGTGGCCGACGACGCCCTGCTGGCCACCGTGCACGACCCCGAGTACGTCCGGGCCGTGCGCTCGGTGAGCGGCGGGGAGGTGGCGGACCGGCGGGACCTGGGCCTCGGCAGCGAGGACAACCCCGTGTTCCCCCACCTGCACGAGGCCGCCGCCCGCATCGTCGGCGGCTCCGTGGCGGCGGCCGAGGAGGTCTGGTCCGGCCGGGTGCGGCACGCGGTGAACGTCGCCGGCGGGCTGCACCACGCCGCGCGGGGCCACGCGAGCGGGTTCTGCATCTACAACGACTGCGCCGCGGCCATCCGCCGGCTGCTGGACCTCGGCGCCGAGCGCGTGGCCTACGTGGACCTGGACGCCCACCACGGGGACGGCGTCGAGTCCATCTTCTGGGACGACCCGCGCGTGCTGACGATCTCGGTCCACGAGACGGGCATCTCGCTGTTCCCGGGCAGCGGCTTCGCCAACGACGTCGGCGGCCCGGAGGCCCTGGGTTCCGCCGTCAACGTGGCGCTGCCGCCGGGCACGGGGGACTCCGGGTTCCTGCGCGCGGTGCACGCGGTGGTGCCGCAGCTGCTGGGCGCCTTCGCGCCGGACGCCCTGGTCACCCAGCACGGCTGCGACGGCCACCGGGACGACCCGCTGACCAACCTCACCATGTCCGTGGAGGGCCAGCGCCAGCTCGCCCTGGACGCCGCCGACTGGGCGCGGGACCACGCGCACGACCGGTGGCTGGCCACGGGCGGCGGGGGCTACAGCCCCTACTCCGTGGTGCCGCGGACGTGGAGCCACCTGGTGGCCGTGGCCACGGGCCGGCCCCTGGCCCCGGAGACACCGGTGCCGGCCGAGTGGCGCCGGTACGCCGAGCAGTGCGCGGGGGAGGGCGCCCACGAGCGGATCCCTGCGCTGATGTCCGACGGGGTCGATGTCTGGTGGCGGTCCTGGGAGGTCGGGTACGACCCGTCCGACGCGATCGACCAGACCATCATGGCCACCCGGAAGTCGGTCTTCCCCTACCACGGTCTCGACCCGTGGTTCGACTGA
- a CDS encoding helix-turn-helix domain-containing protein produces MTVTEVAEMMRVSRMTVYRMIHAGEVPAVRFGRSYRVPESAVQQILRAGGTEPRATGTDDRH; encoded by the coding sequence ATGACCGTCACCGAGGTCGCCGAGATGATGCGCGTCTCGCGCATGACGGTGTACCGGATGATCCACGCCGGGGAGGTCCCGGCCGTGCGGTTCGGGCGGTCCTACCGCGTCCCCGAGAGCGCGGTGCAGCAGATCCTGAGGGCCGGCGGCACGGAGCCGCGGGCCACCGGGACCGACGACCGGCACTGA
- a CDS encoding 30S ribosomal protein bS22, whose product MGSVIKKRRKRMSKKKHRKLLRKTRHQRRNKK is encoded by the coding sequence ATGGGTTCTGTGATCAAGAAGCGCCGTAAGCGTATGTCGAAGAAGAAGCACCGCAAGCTGCTTCGCAAGACCCGCCACCAGCGCCGCAACAAGAAGTAA
- a CDS encoding glutaredoxin family protein translates to MTTTPDPAAAVPDVALLVKDGCHLCADAIAVVDEVCTRLGVPWRAVDVARDPVLAERHAEEIPVLMVDGVQRDFWRIDPLRLERLLAAGRP, encoded by the coding sequence ATGACGACGACTCCCGATCCCGCGGCCGCGGTGCCCGACGTGGCCCTGCTCGTCAAGGACGGCTGCCACCTGTGCGCCGACGCGATCGCGGTGGTGGACGAGGTCTGCACCCGGCTCGGCGTGCCCTGGCGGGCGGTGGACGTGGCCCGGGACCCGGTGCTGGCCGAGCGCCACGCCGAGGAGATCCCGGTGCTGATGGTCGACGGCGTGCAGCGCGACTTCTGGCGCATCGACCCTCTCCGGCTGGAGCGGCTGCTCGCCGCGGGACGGCCGTGA
- a CDS encoding redox-sensing transcriptional repressor Rex: MSAGPPPGSGLSRRTVARLPVYLRALAALAADGITRVSSTGLAERTGVGPPLVRRDLAGLGQLGRRGVGYPVAALQQAISRALGLAEDQPVVLVGAGHLGSALAGYDGFAGRGLRICAVLDADRRVIGERRGPIAVRAVDDLEDVVAETGARLAILAVPAATAQAMADRLVAAGIQGLLNFAPVELAVPARVAVRAVDLSTELQILAFHQAELSSDRPGRGPAPAARP, encoded by the coding sequence GTGAGCGCCGGTCCGCCGCCCGGATCCGGGTTGTCCCGCCGCACGGTGGCCCGACTGCCCGTGTACCTGCGCGCCCTGGCGGCGCTGGCCGCGGACGGGATCACGCGCGTGTCCTCCACCGGGCTGGCCGAGCGCACCGGCGTCGGCCCCCCGCTGGTGCGGCGCGACCTGGCGGGCCTGGGACAGCTGGGCCGCCGCGGCGTCGGCTACCCCGTGGCCGCGCTCCAGCAGGCGATCAGCCGGGCGCTGGGGCTGGCCGAGGACCAGCCCGTCGTGCTCGTCGGCGCCGGCCACCTGGGCTCCGCGCTGGCCGGCTACGACGGCTTCGCCGGCCGGGGGCTGCGCATCTGCGCCGTGCTCGACGCCGACCGGCGGGTCATCGGGGAGCGCCGTGGCCCGATCGCGGTCCGCGCGGTCGACGACCTCGAGGACGTGGTGGCCGAGACCGGGGCGCGCCTGGCCATCCTCGCCGTCCCGGCCGCGACGGCCCAGGCCATGGCGGACCGGCTCGTGGCCGCCGGCATCCAGGGGCTGCTGAACTTCGCGCCCGTGGAGCTCGCCGTGCCCGCCCGGGTGGCCGTGCGCGCCGTGGACCTGTCCACCGAGCTGCAGATCCTCGCCTTCCACCAGGCCGAGCTGTCCTCCGACCGGCCGGGCCGGGGGCCGGCCCCGGCGGCACGTCCGTAG
- a CDS encoding histidine phosphatase family protein, protein MPVATVHLVRHGEVHNPDRVLYGRIPGYGLSELGRRMAEDVADWFAAEAEATGRRPVLLVASSLQRAQETAAPIGRALELDVGTDDRVLEATNRFEGLAQVSRRLRDPRLWPLLVNPFRPSWGEPYRAQVARMAEAVQDLRDRAIALDGEGAEAIVVSHQLPIWVTRLSVEGRPLWHDPRRRECTLTSVTSLHFEAGRAVPRVEYREPNAALLGQASSLPGA, encoded by the coding sequence ATGCCAGTCGCCACCGTCCACCTCGTCCGCCACGGAGAAGTCCACAACCCGGACCGCGTGCTCTACGGCCGCATCCCCGGCTACGGCCTCTCCGAGCTGGGGCGGCGCATGGCCGAGGACGTGGCCGACTGGTTCGCCGCCGAGGCGGAGGCCACCGGGCGCCGTCCCGTGCTGCTGGTCGCCTCGTCGCTGCAGCGGGCCCAGGAGACGGCCGCCCCGATCGGCCGCGCGCTGGAGCTGGACGTCGGCACGGACGACCGCGTCCTGGAGGCCACCAACCGCTTCGAGGGGCTGGCGCAGGTGTCCCGCCGGCTGCGCGACCCGCGGCTGTGGCCCCTGCTGGTCAACCCCTTCCGCCCCTCGTGGGGCGAGCCCTACCGGGCGCAGGTCGCCCGCATGGCCGAGGCCGTGCAGGACCTGCGGGACCGGGCCATCGCCCTGGACGGGGAGGGCGCCGAGGCGATCGTGGTGTCCCACCAGCTGCCGATCTGGGTCACCCGGCTCTCCGTCGAGGGCCGTCCGCTGTGGCACGACCCGCGCCGCCGCGAGTGCACGCTCACCTCGGTCACCTCGCTGCACTTCGAGGCCGGACGGGCCGTGCCGCGCGTCGAGTACCGGGAGCCGAACGCGGCGCTGCTGGGGCAGGCGAGCAGCCTGCCCGGCGCCTGA
- a CDS encoding TlpA disulfide reductase family protein, whose translation MTAPLSSRSDHGLHRRRVLAGLAGIAALPLLAACSGDDPLAAQAGNADGKNYIAGDGSVLEVAESERGEPVQFTSTLFSGQELEAADLAGAPAVLNFWYAACAPCRIEAPDLQSLHEEFEPEGVRFVGVNVRDTAGTAEAFERNFGITYPSLEDRGGQVLLAMTDYVPPQAVPTTIVLDRRGRVSARVLGVAERSTLKSLITTVVDEQA comes from the coding sequence ATGACAGCCCCCCTCTCGTCCCGATCCGACCACGGCCTCCACCGCCGGCGCGTGCTGGCGGGACTGGCCGGGATCGCGGCGCTGCCGCTCCTGGCGGCCTGCTCCGGCGACGACCCGCTGGCCGCCCAGGCCGGGAACGCCGACGGCAAGAACTACATCGCCGGGGACGGCTCGGTCCTGGAGGTCGCCGAGAGCGAGCGCGGGGAGCCCGTGCAGTTCACCTCCACCCTGTTCTCCGGCCAGGAGCTGGAGGCCGCGGACCTCGCCGGGGCGCCGGCCGTGCTGAACTTCTGGTACGCCGCGTGCGCGCCCTGCCGCATCGAGGCCCCGGACCTGCAGTCCCTGCACGAGGAGTTCGAGCCCGAGGGCGTGCGGTTCGTGGGCGTGAACGTCCGGGACACCGCCGGCACCGCCGAGGCGTTCGAGCGCAACTTCGGCATCACCTACCCCTCCCTGGAGGACCGCGGCGGCCAGGTGCTGCTGGCGATGACGGACTACGTGCCGCCGCAGGCCGTGCCGACCACGATCGTGCTGGACCGCCGGGGCCGGGTGTCCGCCCGCGTGCTGGGCGTCGCCGAGCGCTCCACGCTCAAGAGCCTCATCACCACCGTGGTCGACGAGCAGGCCTGA
- a CDS encoding cytochrome c biogenesis CcdA family protein yields the protein MLQAAPANNAFAEIVMDGSLLLAVPIALLAGLVSFLSPCVLPLVPGYLGYVTGLTGADLQRERRGRMLAGIGLFVLGFSVVFVLVGIVFSQVTIWLQGDGEWLTRVLGVVVMVLGVVFMGGLSFFQRDRRIHAQPRAGLWGAPVLGMTFGLGWAPCIGPTMGAVLAMSTAGSTTPGKGAFLAFVYCLGLGVPFLLIALGMRRGMGALAFFRTHRLAVMRFGGGLLLVLGALMVSGLWNHWVVQLQTWFANDVRLPI from the coding sequence ATGCTGCAGGCCGCCCCCGCCAACAACGCCTTCGCCGAGATCGTCATGGACGGCTCGCTGCTGCTGGCCGTGCCCATCGCGCTGCTCGCCGGGCTCGTCTCCTTCCTCTCGCCCTGCGTGCTGCCCCTCGTGCCCGGGTACCTCGGCTACGTCACCGGGCTGACCGGGGCCGACCTGCAGCGCGAGCGGCGCGGCCGGATGCTCGCGGGCATCGGGCTGTTCGTGCTGGGCTTCTCGGTCGTCTTCGTCCTCGTCGGCATCGTGTTCTCGCAGGTGACCATCTGGCTCCAGGGCGACGGCGAGTGGCTGACGCGCGTGCTCGGCGTCGTCGTGATGGTCCTCGGCGTCGTGTTCATGGGCGGGCTCTCCTTCTTCCAGCGGGACCGCCGCATCCACGCCCAGCCGCGCGCCGGCCTGTGGGGCGCCCCCGTGCTGGGGATGACGTTCGGCCTGGGCTGGGCCCCGTGCATCGGGCCGACCATGGGCGCCGTGCTGGCCATGTCCACCGCCGGGTCCACCACCCCGGGCAAGGGCGCGTTCCTCGCGTTCGTGTACTGCCTCGGCCTGGGCGTGCCGTTCCTGCTCATCGCGCTCGGGATGCGCCGCGGGATGGGCGCGCTCGCGTTCTTCCGCACGCACCGCCTGGCCGTCATGCGCTTCGGGGGCGGGCTGCTGCTCGTGCTCGGCGCCCTGATGGTGAGCGGGCTGTGGAACCACTGGGTCGTGCAGCTGCAGACCTGGTTCGCCAACGACGTGAGGCTGCCGATTTGA